Proteins from one Osmerus mordax isolate fOsmMor3 chromosome 21, fOsmMor3.pri, whole genome shotgun sequence genomic window:
- the LOC136965416 gene encoding retinol dehydrogenase 8-like, which produces MANAGQKVVLITGCSSGIGLRMAVMLAKDEKQRYHVIATMRDLKRKEKLVEAAGEAYGRTLTLATLDVCTDQSVTDCINSIKDRHVDVLINNAGIGLVGPLESIPMQEMKQVFETNVFGVIRMIKEVMPDMKRRRGGHIIVISSVMGLQGVVFNDVYAASKFAIEGFCESLAVQLLKFNVTMSMIEPGPVHTEFEAKMIEDVRQKEFPGADADTVNYFKNVYLPSSLDIFQTLGQNPDDIARVTQKVIESDSPHFRNMTNPLYTPIVALKYADETGGLSVKAFYHMLFNLGPLMHISMKAMQYLTCGCLRGRAVAPH; this is translated from the exons ATGGCGAATGCGGGACAGAAAGTGGTACTAATTACCGGCTGCTCCTCCGGTATCGGGTTGCGGATGGCCGTGATGCTGGCCAAGGATGAGAAGCAACGGTAtcacg TCATAGCGACCATGCGTGACCTGAAGCGTAAGGAGAAGCTGGTGGAGGCAGCGGGGGAGGCGTATGGACGCACGCTGACCCTGGCCACGCTGGACGTCTGCACGGACCAGTCTGTCACAGACTGTATCAACAGCATCAAGGATCGCCATGTAGACGTGCTCA tcaACAACGCGGGGATCGGTCTGGTGGGGCCTCTGGAGAGCATCCCCATGCAGGAGATGAAACAGGTGTTTGAGACCAACGTGTTCGGTGTGATCAGGATGATCAAGGAGGTGATGCCagacatgaagaggaggagaggaggccacaTCATCGTGATCAGCAGCGTGATGGGCCTAcaag gggtggtgTTTAACGATGTGTATGCAGCGTCTAAGTTTGCTATTGAGGGCTTCTGTGAGAGTTTGGCTGTGCAGCTGCTCAAGTTCAACGTCAC caTGTCCATGATCGAGCCAGGCCCAGTGCATACAGAGTTTGAGGCTAAGATGATTGAGGATGTTCGTCAGAAGGAGTTTCCAGGAGCAGATGCAGACACAGTCAACTACTTCAAGAACGTgtacctgccctcctccctcgacATCTTCCAGACCCTGGGGCAGAACCCCGATGACATCGCCAGG GTGACCCAGAAGGTGATAGAGTCGGACAGTCCCCACTTCAGGAACATGACCAACCCCCTGTACACTCCCATCGTGGCCCTGAAGTACGCAGACGAGACCGGGGGCCTCTCAGTGAAGGCCTTCTACCACATGCTGTTCAACCTGGGGCCCCTCATGCACATCAGCATGAAGGCCATGCAGTACCTCACCTGTGGCTGTCTGAGGGGCAGAGCCGTGGCcccgcactga
- the LOC136965318 gene encoding pre-B-cell leukemia transcription factor 1-like codes for MEEQARLMSGLAGLSGMQGDMVEHEAARKQHSLGQPGQQDIGDILQQIMAITDESLDEAQARKHALNCHRMKPALFSVLCEIKEKTVLSIRGIQEEDPPDPQIMRLDNMLLAEGVSGPEKGGASAAAAAAAAAAGGGGSPSDGSIEHSDYRAKLAQIRQIYHSELEKYEQACSEFTNHVMNLLREQSRTRPISPKEIERMVGIIHRKFSSIQMQLKQSTCEAVMILRSRFLDARRKRRNFNKQATEVLNEYFYSHLSNPYPSEEAKEELAKKCSITVSQVSNWFGNKRIRYKKNIGKFQEEANLYAVKTAVDAASASSLHSQDNSPATPSSGGYPAQCYTPEGRL; via the exons ATGGAGGAGCAGGCCCGCCTGATGTCGGGTCTCGCCGGACTGTCGGGGATGCAGGGGGACATGGTGGAACACGAGGCCGCCCGGAAGCAGCACTCCCTCGGCCAGCCGGGCCAGCAAGACATCGGGGACATCCTTCAGCAGATCATGGCCATCACGGACGAGAGTCTGGACGAAGCCCAGGCCAG GAAACATGCGTTGAACTGTCACAGGATGAAGCCAGCCCTCTTCAGTGTTCTGTGTGAGATCAAAGAAAAGACAG TCCTCAGTATCCGTGGGATACAGGAGGAGGACCCCCCGGACCCTCAGATCATGCGGCTGGACAACATGCTCCTGGCAGAGGGCGTGTCCGGGCCAGAGAAGGGCGGGGCCTCAGCAGcagcggcggcggcggcagcagcagcaggaggaggagggtcgcCTAGCGACGGAAGCATCGAGCACTCCGACTACAGAGCTAAGCTGGCCCAGATCAGACAGATCTACCACTCTGAGCTGGAGAAATacgagcag gcctgcAGTGAGTTTACCAACCATGTGATGAACCTGCTGAGAGAGCAGAGCCGGACGCGTCCCATCTCCCCCAAGGAGATCGAGCGCATGGTGGGCATCATCCACCGCAAGTTCTCCTCCATCCAGATGCAGCTGAAGCAGAGCACCTGCGAGGCAGTCATGATCCTGAGGTCTCGCTTCCTCGACgccag gaggAAACGTCGTAACTTCAACAAGCAGGCCACAGAGGTCCTGAATGAGTACTTCTATTCCCACCTGTCTAACCCCTACCCCAGCGAGGAGGCCAAGGAGGAGCTGGCCAAGAAGTGCAGCATCACCGTCTCCCAG GTGTCTAACTGGTTTGGGAACAAGAGGATCCGCTACAAGAAGAACATCGGGAAGTTCCAGGAGGAGGCCAACCTGTACGCTGTGAAGACAGCTGTAGACGccgcctccgcctcctccctgcACAGCCAGGACAACTCCCCCGCCACGCCcagctcag gtggataCCCAGCCCAGTGCTATACTCCAGAGGGGAGACTATGA